GCTTGTCGAGCTCGCCGGCCACGAGAGCGCTCGCCGCCTGTGCGGCGCTGTGCGGATCGTGTCCGGCCGCGCGGTGTGCGACGTAGCAGGTGGTGAACATGTCCCCCGCGCCCGTCGTCTGGACGTCCAGCACCCGCCACGCGGCAGGCACCCGCTGCACCGCACCGTCGAAGTAGATGTCGCACCCTTCCGAGCCGTAGGTCACCAGGATTTCCGCGACGCCGAGCCGCTCCGCGGTCGAGGCATCGAATGCGCCGTCGGCGACGATCACCGCCTCGTCTTCGGCGAGCTTGAGGATGTCGACGTCGGCCAGCAGATCTGCGGGAAAGTGGCGATCTTCCACGAGCGGCCCCAGTTGGTCGACCCGCACAAGACCCTGCCCGTCGTAGGCGACCCGATGGCCGCGCGCCGCCAGCGCCGCGAGCGTCGCAGCCGGGAAGTCCGTGCGCAGCAGAGGCGCCAGGTGCACCCACGTCGTCGCTGGATCAGCGACCTCGATGTCCGCTTCCGTCCACACCGGTCCGATCGCCCGCACGCCCATGTGCCGGTGATCGGCGTCGTCGTAATCGAGGCTGAATGAACTGGTCCGCTCCGAAGGCAGAATCTGCAGCAGCGTCCCGAACCGCGCGCGCAGCTCGTCGAAGAGCGCGTGATCGCGTTGAGCTCCCATCGCGATGATTCGGCCGGGACCGCCGGCCACCTGCAGAGCCACCCCGGCGAACGACGCACATCCGCCCGGACTGGGCGGTGCGCCGTCGATGATGTCGATCGCGAGGTTGCCGAGCACGGTCACCCCGGGGACTAGCTGTACTGACCTGAAAGGTTAGGTACGCGGGTGGCGGGTGGTTGGCCGCCGAGTGCGGTGTGGCCGCGGTGGTGATTGTAGGTGTGTAGCCACAGGGGGTATTCGGCGCAGCGTTCGGTGTCGCTGGTGTAGAGCCGGGCGTAGGCCCATTCATCGGCCAAGGTGCGGTGGAACCGTTCGACCTTGCCGTTGGTCTGCGGCCGATACGGCCGGGTGCGGCGGTGTTCAATCTGCCCGAGTGCTTCTTTGAAGGCATGGGAACGGTAACAGGAACCGTTGTCAGTCAATACTTTTCGAACGGTGATC
The window above is part of the Mycolicibacterium fortuitum subsp. fortuitum genome. Proteins encoded here:
- a CDS encoding PfkB family carbohydrate kinase; this encodes MTVLGNLAIDIIDGAPPSPGGCASFAGVALQVAGGPGRIIAMGAQRDHALFDELRARFGTLLQILPSERTSSFSLDYDDADHRHMGVRAIGPVWTEADIEVADPATTWVHLAPLLRTDFPAATLAALAARGHRVAYDGQGLVRVDQLGPLVEDRHFPADLLADVDILKLAEDEAVIVADGAFDASTAERLGVAEILVTYGSEGCDIYFDGAVQRVPAAWRVLDVQTTGAGDMFTTCYVAHRAAGHDPHSAAQAASALVAGELDKRAHADRG